Proteins encoded in a region of the Phalacrocorax carbo chromosome 15, bPhaCar2.1, whole genome shotgun sequence genome:
- the YPEL1 gene encoding protein yippee-like 1: MVKMTKSKTFQAYLPNCHRTYSCIHCRAHLANHDELISKSFQGSQGRAYLFNSVVNVGCGPAEERVLLTGLHAVADIYCENCKTTLGWKYEHAFESSQKYKEGKFIIELAHMIKDNGWE; the protein is encoded by the exons ATggtaaaaatgacaaaatcaaAAACGTTCCAGGCTTACCTGCCAAACTGTCATCGAACCTACAGCTGCATCCACTGCAGAGCCCATCTAGCCAACCATGATGAATTGATCTCCAAG tCCTTCCAGGGAAGCCAGGGACGAGCCTACCTCTTTAATTCTGT ggtaaATGTGGGCTGTGGTCCCGCAGAGGAGCGAGTTCTTCTGACAGGTTTACATGCTGTAGCAGATATCTATTGTGAAAACTGTAAAACCACTCTTGGATGGAAATAC gAACATGCTTTTGAGAGCAGTCAGAAATACAAGGAAGGAAAATTTATCATTGAACTTGCCCACATGATAAAAGACAATGGCTGGGAGTGA